In Vibrio tritonius, the following are encoded in one genomic region:
- a CDS encoding VF530 family protein, translating into MSQAQPNNPLHGLTLEKILTRLVEHYGWRGLYAEINVNCFYNDPSIKSSLKFLRRTQWARDKVEALYIDTFC; encoded by the coding sequence ATGAGTCAAGCACAACCGAACAATCCGCTCCATGGTCTCACTTTGGAAAAAATCCTAACCCGCTTGGTCGAACATTACGGCTGGCGCGGTCTGTATGCGGAAATTAATGTGAATTGCTTTTATAACGATCCATCGATCAAATCGTCATTAAAGTTTTTACGCCGAACCCAGTGGGCTAGAGATAAAGTGGAAGCGCTTTACATCGATACGTTTTGCTAA